One Staphylococcus ratti DNA segment encodes these proteins:
- the rpmA gene encoding 50S ribosomal protein L27 — translation MLKLNLQFFASKKGVSSTKNGRDSESKRLGAKRADGQYVTGGSILFRQRGTKIYPGENVGRGGDDTLFAKIDGVVKFERKGRDKKQVSVYAVAE, via the coding sequence ATGCTTAAATTAAACTTACAATTTTTCGCATCTAAAAAAGGGGTAAGTTCTACAAAGAACGGTCGTGACTCTGAATCAAAACGTTTAGGTGCTAAACGTGCTGATGGTCAATATGTTACTGGTGGATCAATTTTATTCCGTCAACGTGGAACAAAAATTTACCCAGGTGAAAACGTAGGTCGTGGTGGCGATGATACTTTATTCGCTAAAATAGACGGCGTTGTTAAATTCGAACGTAAAGGTCGCGACAAAAAACAAGTATCTGTATACGCAGTTGCTGAATAA
- the rplU gene encoding 50S ribosomal protein L21, whose product MFAIIETGGKQIKVEEGQEIYVEKLNANEGDTFTFDKVLFVGGDNVTVGAPTIEGATVSAKINKHGRGKKITVFTYRRRKDSKRKKGHRQPYTKLTIDKISL is encoded by the coding sequence ATGTTTGCTATTATTGAAACAGGTGGAAAACAAATCAAAGTAGAAGAAGGCCAAGAAATTTACGTTGAAAAATTAAACGCAAATGAAGGCGACACTTTTACATTTGACAAAGTCTTATTCGTAGGTGGAGACAACGTTACTGTTGGTGCGCCAACAATCGAAGGTGCTACAGTATCTGCGAAAATTAACAAACACGGTCGTGGTAAAAAGATTACTGTTTTTACTTACCGTCGTCGTAAAGACTCTAAGCGCAAAAAAGGTCACCGTCAACCATATACTAAGTTAACAATCGATAAAATCAGCTTGTAA
- a CDS encoding DUF4930 family protein, whose amino-acid sequence MRAIISIVKIITMLFLVGALTYFALKNVPFVNEAKWNPLTSNAQQYVDEEGYVVPLEGQKYILEDNEILRNVPSSQARQFFNWIDKHEFMQVNDFTRMGYDNEYLIAQRDTQYIMYKFGSKKVRVYTTEHDLYFDLNREGHQIEMSPLSSFN is encoded by the coding sequence ATGAGAGCGATTATTAGTATTGTAAAAATTATAACTATGCTATTTTTAGTAGGTGCCCTTACTTATTTTGCCTTAAAAAATGTCCCTTTCGTAAATGAAGCTAAATGGAATCCTCTAACTAGCAATGCGCAACAATATGTGGATGAAGAAGGGTATGTTGTCCCACTTGAAGGACAAAAGTATATTTTAGAGGACAATGAAATTTTACGTAATGTTCCTTCTAGTCAAGCGCGACAGTTTTTTAATTGGATTGATAAACATGAGTTTATGCAAGTAAATGATTTTACACGCATGGGATATGATAATGAATATTTAATTGCTCAAAGGGATACACAATATATTATGTATAAATTTGGAAGTAAAAAAGTAAGGGTTTACACGACTGAACATGACTTATATTTTGATCTAAATAGAGAAGGGCATCAAATTGAAATGTCTCCACTTTCATCTTTTAACTAA
- a CDS encoding DNA-3-methyladenine glycosylase I — protein sequence MNPCAFGTKDPTYIAYHDNVWGKPLYESRALFELLALESQHAGLSWLTILKKKESYKEAFKQFNPYEIAKMSSKDIDNLMTFPNIIHHRKKLEAIIAQAQGYIEIEKRYGSFSDFLWSYVNHQPIDFKYKTPEERITVNATAKKLSKDLKQFGFKFVGPITIFSFMEACGMYNSHLIDCPNR from the coding sequence ATGAACCCTTGCGCATTTGGGACAAAGGATCCAACGTATATCGCTTATCACGATAATGTTTGGGGAAAACCATTATATGAGAGCCGTGCACTCTTTGAATTGCTCGCATTAGAATCACAACACGCCGGTCTTTCGTGGCTAACCATATTAAAGAAAAAAGAAAGCTACAAAGAAGCTTTCAAACAATTTAACCCGTATGAAATTGCGAAAATGTCTTCAAAAGATATCGACAATTTGATGACGTTTCCTAATATCATTCATCATAGAAAAAAATTAGAAGCAATTATTGCACAAGCTCAAGGTTATATCGAAATCGAAAAACGTTACGGTAGCTTTAGTGATTTTTTGTGGTCTTACGTTAATCATCAACCTATAGATTTTAAATACAAAACGCCTGAAGAAAGAATCACAGTGAATGCTACAGCAAAAAAGCTCTCAAAAGATTTAAAGCAATTTGGTTTTAAATTTGTTGGTCCAATTACTATCTTTTCTTTTATGGAAGCTTGTGGAATGTATAATAGCCACCTCATTGATTGTCCAAATCGATGA
- the mreD gene encoding rod shape-determining protein MreD, which translates to MKRAGIYFLLGIVCFYLDTLLAMLSPINIFGLQFVLVPRLTLMFLLLLTFYRNVYTAIILGILLGLMTDLYFGQIYGVYLISYLICILTIEKFFSLFYRDHSMVFLIVLVSIIGLDILVALIYSMVGMMQFDLIQFLFFRMPTTLLLNAVLLIFIYLILDSRQKRKRTIDMKIK; encoded by the coding sequence ATGAAACGTGCAGGGATTTATTTTCTTTTAGGCATCGTTTGTTTTTACTTAGATACATTACTAGCGATGTTATCGCCAATTAATATTTTTGGCTTGCAGTTCGTCTTAGTGCCGAGATTGACACTGATGTTTCTACTATTACTTACCTTTTATCGAAATGTATACACAGCAATTATTTTAGGTATACTTTTAGGATTGATGACAGATCTTTACTTTGGACAAATTTATGGTGTGTATTTGATCTCCTATTTGATATGTATTCTTACAATTGAGAAGTTCTTCTCACTTTTTTATCGAGATCATTCGATGGTATTTTTAATTGTTTTAGTGAGCATTATTGGTTTAGATATATTAGTTGCACTGATATACAGCATGGTAGGGATGATGCAATTTGATTTAATACAATTTCTTTTCTTTAGAATGCCAACAACGTTACTGTTGAATGCAGTGTTACTCATTTTCATCTATTTAATTTTAGATAGCCGTCAAAAAAGAAAGAGAACTATTGACATGAAAATAAAGTGA
- a CDS encoding valine--tRNA ligase, which produces MEMKPKYNPQEVEAGRYQKWLDASLFKPSEDKQKETYTIVIPPPNVTGKLHLGHAWDTTLQDILTRMKRMQGYDTLYLPGMDHAGIATQAKVEAKMKEEGISRHDIGREKFLEKAWEWKDEYADFIRQQWAKLGLGLDYSRERFTLDEGLSKAVRKVFIDMYNKGLIYRGERIINWDPQARTALSDIEVVHEDVNGKFYHFKYPIADGEGFVEIATTRPETMLGDTAIVVNPDDERYQDIIGKKVILPRVGRELPIIADSYVDKEFGSGAMKVTPAHDPNDFEIGNRHELERIVVMNESGRMNENAGEYEGLDRFECRKKLVQDLEAEGLVIKIEDHVHSVGHSERTGAVVEPYLSTQWFVKMAPLAQQALNNQKGDGRIDFVPTRFEKTFNRWMEEIRDWTISRQLWWGHQIPAWYHNETGEIYVGETAPEDSENWTQDEDVLDTWFSSALWPFSTLGWPDVDAQDYQRYYPTNVLVTGYDIIFFWVARMIFQGLEFTEQKPFNDVLLHGLVRAEDGRKMSKSLGNGVDPMDVIDEYGADSLRYFLATGSSPGHDLRYSTEKVESVWNFINKIWNAARFSLMNIGEDFKFEDIDMSQNLSVADQWILTRLNETIDTVTQLSEKYEFGEVGRVLYNFIWDEFCDWYIEMSKIPMNGEDEAQKDVTRSVLSYTLNTIMRLLHPFMPFVTEHIWQNLPHQGQSIVTSEWPKVDSTLVFDESKQVMQQLVEIIKSVRQSRLEVNTPLSKEIPIKVQTKNEATRDLLIANRHYLERFCNPSVLEIETEVSIPEKAMTSVVSAGEVILPLEGLIDMDKEIARLEKELEKWQKELDRVNKKLANENFVNKAPEKVINEERTKQAQYQEKFDGVKSRIEQLKA; this is translated from the coding sequence ATGGAAATGAAACCTAAATATAATCCGCAAGAAGTAGAAGCGGGACGTTATCAAAAGTGGTTAGATGCATCACTTTTTAAACCATCAGAAGATAAACAGAAAGAGACATATACGATTGTAATTCCACCCCCAAATGTCACAGGTAAGTTGCATTTAGGCCATGCATGGGATACGACGTTGCAAGATATTTTAACTCGTATGAAACGCATGCAAGGTTATGACACGCTTTATCTACCAGGCATGGACCATGCTGGAATCGCAACGCAAGCTAAAGTAGAAGCAAAAATGAAAGAAGAAGGCATTTCACGTCATGATATTGGACGCGAAAAGTTTTTAGAAAAAGCATGGGAATGGAAAGACGAATATGCTGATTTCATTCGACAACAATGGGCGAAACTTGGTTTAGGGCTAGATTATTCAAGAGAGCGTTTCACGTTAGATGAGGGCTTAAGTAAAGCAGTCCGGAAAGTGTTCATAGATATGTACAATAAAGGATTAATTTATCGTGGCGAACGCATCATTAACTGGGATCCTCAAGCTCGTACAGCGTTATCAGATATTGAAGTGGTACATGAAGATGTAAATGGTAAATTTTACCATTTTAAATATCCAATAGCTGATGGAGAAGGATTTGTCGAAATTGCGACGACACGTCCAGAGACAATGCTAGGAGATACTGCCATCGTAGTTAATCCTGATGACGAACGTTATCAAGATATTATTGGTAAAAAAGTTATTTTACCGCGTGTAGGACGCGAGCTGCCTATTATCGCGGACAGCTATGTTGATAAAGAATTTGGAAGCGGTGCGATGAAAGTAACACCGGCGCACGACCCAAATGATTTTGAAATCGGAAATCGTCATGAACTTGAACGCATTGTCGTTATGAATGAGTCAGGTCGAATGAATGAGAATGCAGGCGAGTATGAAGGTTTAGATCGCTTTGAATGTCGCAAAAAGCTTGTTCAAGATTTAGAAGCAGAAGGATTGGTCATCAAAATTGAAGACCATGTGCATTCTGTTGGTCATTCTGAACGTACGGGCGCTGTTGTAGAGCCTTATTTATCAACACAGTGGTTTGTTAAAATGGCACCACTTGCGCAACAAGCGTTAAATAATCAAAAAGGTGATGGGCGCATTGATTTTGTACCAACACGGTTTGAGAAAACATTCAATCGCTGGATGGAAGAGATTCGCGATTGGACAATTTCTAGACAATTATGGTGGGGACATCAAATTCCAGCTTGGTATCACAATGAAACTGGAGAAATTTATGTTGGTGAAACAGCACCTGAAGACAGTGAAAATTGGACACAAGATGAAGATGTTTTAGATACATGGTTTTCAAGTGCCTTATGGCCATTTTCTACATTAGGTTGGCCAGATGTGGATGCACAAGATTATCAACGTTATTACCCAACGAATGTACTTGTTACTGGATATGATATTATTTTCTTCTGGGTTGCACGTATGATTTTCCAAGGTCTTGAATTTACGGAACAAAAACCGTTTAATGACGTGTTGTTACATGGTTTAGTTCGTGCAGAAGATGGTCGTAAAATGAGTAAATCTCTTGGAAATGGTGTAGATCCAATGGATGTGATTGATGAATATGGTGCTGATAGCTTGAGGTATTTCTTAGCAACAGGTTCATCTCCTGGACACGACTTACGTTATTCAACAGAAAAAGTTGAATCAGTATGGAATTTTATTAACAAAATTTGGAATGCGGCACGCTTTAGCCTAATGAATATTGGTGAGGACTTTAAATTCGAAGATATCGATATGTCACAAAACTTATCTGTCGCAGACCAATGGATTTTGACACGTTTAAACGAAACAATCGATACTGTAACGCAATTAAGCGAAAAATATGAGTTTGGTGAAGTAGGCAGAGTGCTTTATAATTTCATCTGGGATGAATTTTGCGATTGGTATATCGAAATGAGCAAAATTCCTATGAACGGGGAAGATGAAGCGCAAAAAGATGTTACACGTTCTGTATTAAGTTATACGCTAAATACGATTATGAGATTGTTACATCCATTTATGCCTTTTGTAACTGAGCATATATGGCAAAATTTACCACATCAAGGACAATCAATTGTAACGAGTGAATGGCCAAAAGTTGATTCGACACTTGTCTTTGATGAAAGTAAGCAAGTGATGCAACAACTTGTTGAAATCATTAAATCAGTTCGTCAATCACGTCTTGAAGTCAACACACCGTTATCTAAAGAAATTCCAATTAAAGTTCAAACGAAAAATGAAGCAACACGTGATTTACTCATCGCTAATCGACATTATTTAGAGCGTTTTTGTAATCCTAGCGTATTGGAAATTGAAACAGAAGTTTCGATACCTGAAAAAGCAATGACATCTGTTGTTTCAGCGGGCGAAGTGATTTTACCGCTTGAAGGGCTTATTGATATGGATAAAGAAATTGCACGTCTCGAAAAAGAACTTGAAAAGTGGCAAAAAGAATTAGACCGCGTGAATAAAAAGTTAGCAAATGAAAACTTCGTCAATAAAGCACCTGAAAAAGTCATTAATGAAGAACGCACGAAGCAAGCGCAATATCAAGAAAAGTTTGATGGTGTGAAGTCAAGAATTGAACAATTAAAAGCTTAG
- a CDS encoding ACT domain-containing protein, whose product MKHQYFLIREDVLPYVVSKVLRVKESLNENQSLTVQEAVRLHDCSRSAFYKYRDTIFPLEEAKDASQEFTIILFVTDKVGILATILEKISQLKLSVLTIHQSVPIDKKASITLSLNASKSDMNVYDIINTLRQIENVSNVDIIGMNM is encoded by the coding sequence ATGAAACATCAGTATTTTTTAATACGTGAAGATGTATTACCCTACGTCGTATCTAAAGTGCTACGTGTTAAAGAAAGCTTAAATGAAAACCAATCTTTAACGGTTCAAGAAGCAGTAAGATTACACGATTGTTCAAGAAGTGCATTCTACAAGTATCGTGATACGATATTTCCATTAGAAGAAGCTAAAGATGCTTCACAAGAATTTACAATTATTTTATTTGTAACAGATAAAGTAGGAATACTTGCTACAATTTTAGAAAAGATTTCCCAACTTAAATTATCTGTTTTAACGATTCATCAAAGTGTCCCTATTGATAAAAAAGCTTCTATAACGTTATCGTTAAATGCAAGTAAATCTGACATGAATGTATATGATATTATCAATACATTGAGACAGATAGAAAATGTGTCTAATGTAGACATTATTGGAATGAATATGTAA
- a CDS encoding ribosomal-processing cysteine protease Prp: MINVEVRLNNDGQVTDVIMDGHADFAEHGQDIVCAGASAVLFGSVNAIIGLTSERPDIDYSDDGGYFHFRSVDTSNEKAQLILQSMLISLQTIEEEYKDHIKLNYK; the protein is encoded by the coding sequence ATGATTAATGTCGAAGTAAGGTTAAATAATGACGGACAGGTTACAGATGTTATAATGGACGGTCATGCAGATTTTGCAGAACACGGTCAAGATATCGTTTGTGCAGGTGCATCGGCGGTACTTTTTGGTAGCGTTAATGCTATTATAGGTTTAACTTCTGAAAGACCTGATATAGATTATAGTGATGACGGAGGCTATTTTCATTTTCGAAGCGTCGATACATCAAATGAAAAAGCGCAGTTAATCTTACAATCTATGTTGATATCTTTACAAACTATTGAAGAAGAATATAAAGATCATATTAAATTAAATTATAAGTGA
- a CDS encoding bifunctional folylpolyglutamate synthase/dihydrofolate synthase, which yields MNYLDSLYWIHERTKFGIKPGVKRMEWMLARLNNPERKMKAIHVGGTNGKGSTVAFLRSALVNNGYNIGTFTSPYIETFNERISLNGTPISNDAIVELVARVKPVSESMEAETELGVATEFEIITTMMYLYFGEIHPVDFVIVEAGLGVKNDSTNVIQPILSILTSIGLDHTDILGNAYLDIAKDKSAIIKPNTPVVYAVKNEEALKYLRQLASDLNAPAIEFDRDILVVSEDDEFTYRYKDYEMENIALTMLGEHQKENASLAITALIELYERQIIDIDFNKMIQGIESVQWIGRIEKVSSSPLIIIDGAHNKESVDALVDTIGRYYALDKVDILFAAIKGKPISNMLNAFNTIANHFYVTSFDFPKALPKQTLYDEVDFEDKTLIDDYVSFIKNYEGEALLITGSLYFISEVKAKLGY from the coding sequence ATGAATTATCTAGATAGTTTGTATTGGATTCATGAACGTACCAAATTTGGTATCAAACCTGGTGTGAAACGTATGGAATGGATGTTAGCGCGCTTAAACAACCCTGAACGTAAAATGAAAGCCATTCATGTAGGCGGAACAAATGGCAAAGGTTCTACTGTGGCGTTTTTAAGATCAGCGCTTGTGAATAATGGTTACAATATCGGTACTTTTACGTCTCCTTATATCGAAACGTTTAATGAACGTATTAGTTTAAATGGAACCCCGATTTCAAACGATGCGATTGTAGAGCTTGTGGCTCGTGTAAAACCAGTGAGTGAATCTATGGAAGCTGAAACGGAATTAGGTGTAGCTACGGAATTTGAAATCATTACGACAATGATGTATCTCTATTTCGGAGAGATTCACCCTGTAGATTTTGTTATAGTAGAAGCAGGTCTTGGTGTTAAAAATGACTCGACAAATGTCATCCAACCGATATTGAGTATACTAACGAGTATTGGTTTAGACCATACAGACATTCTTGGCAATGCTTACCTTGATATTGCTAAAGATAAAAGTGCGATTATCAAACCTAATACTCCTGTTGTATATGCTGTAAAAAATGAAGAAGCATTAAAATATTTAAGACAACTTGCTTCAGATTTAAATGCACCTGCAATAGAATTTGATCGCGATATTTTAGTCGTATCAGAAGATGATGAGTTTACGTATCGTTATAAAGATTACGAAATGGAAAATATCGCTTTGACAATGTTAGGGGAACATCAAAAAGAAAATGCGTCATTAGCGATTACGGCATTAATAGAGCTTTATGAACGACAAATCATTGATATAGATTTTAATAAGATGATTCAAGGTATTGAAAGTGTACAATGGATTGGAAGAATCGAAAAAGTTTCTTCCTCTCCACTTATCATTATTGATGGTGCGCATAATAAAGAAAGCGTTGACGCGCTTGTTGATACTATTGGGCGTTACTATGCACTTGATAAAGTAGATATTTTATTTGCTGCCATTAAAGGCAAGCCGATATCAAATATGTTAAATGCTTTTAATACGATAGCGAATCATTTTTATGTGACAAGCTTTGATTTTCCGAAAGCGTTACCTAAACAAACACTTTATGATGAAGTAGACTTTGAAGATAAAACCTTAATTGATGATTACGTGTCCTTCATTAAAAATTATGAAGGTGAGGCATTGTTGATTACAGGTAGTCTCTATTTTATTAGTGAAGTTAAAGCGAAATTAGGTTATTAA
- the radC gene encoding RadC family protein has protein sequence MTRIKDLSPDEMPKERLLQKGAKALSNTELLAILINTGSKGRSSLDIAARLLAYSRNLKMLQEMSLQELISFEGIGKSKSATLLAAFELAHRLNLRTDISPLSIIRKPAQIAELLYPQLTIEKQEKFIVFVLNTKHQIIHQETLFKGTLNSAIIHPREVFKIALKHSAHAIIVAHNHPSGDPTPSQADFDTTLRLQNCGETMGIQLLDHIVVGHQCFVSIIAKMEEK, from the coding sequence ATGACACGAATTAAAGATTTATCACCTGATGAAATGCCTAAAGAACGCTTACTACAAAAAGGCGCGAAAGCATTATCCAATACAGAGTTATTAGCGATTTTAATTAATACAGGAAGTAAAGGGCGATCGAGTTTAGATATTGCTGCTCGTTTATTAGCCTATAGTAGAAATTTAAAAATGCTTCAAGAAATGTCTTTGCAAGAATTAATTTCATTTGAGGGCATCGGCAAAAGTAAAAGTGCGACATTATTAGCGGCATTTGAATTGGCACATCGCTTGAATCTTCGCACGGATATTAGTCCGTTAAGCATTATCAGGAAGCCAGCACAAATTGCAGAATTATTATATCCCCAATTGACCATAGAAAAACAAGAGAAATTTATCGTTTTTGTTTTAAACACTAAACATCAAATTATTCATCAAGAAACGTTATTTAAAGGGACGTTAAATAGTGCGATTATCCACCCCAGAGAAGTATTTAAAATTGCGTTAAAACACTCTGCTCATGCAATTATAGTGGCGCATAATCATCCTTCAGGAGACCCAACACCCTCACAAGCAGATTTTGATACGACATTAAGATTGCAAAATTGTGGTGAAACAATGGGGATTCAATTGCTTGACCATATTGTCGTTGGGCATCAATGTTTTGTGTCGATCATTGCAAAAATGGAAGAAAAATAA
- the obgE gene encoding GTPase ObgE: MFVDQVKIFLKAGDGGNGITAYRREKYVPFGGPAGGDGGRGASVIFEVDEGLRTLMDFRFQRHFKAKKGENGQSSNMHGKNAEDLVLKVPPGTIVKDVETEQTLADLVEHGQRATIAKGGRGGRGNSRFATPKNPAPDFSENGEPGEELEVTLELKLLADVGLVGFPSVGKSTLLSIVSKAKPKIGAYHFTTIQPNLGVVTTPDQRSFVMADLPGLIEGASEGVGLGHQFLRHVERTKVIVHVIDMSGMEGRDPYEDYLTINKEMRAYEEKLEKRPQIIVANKMDMPEATEQLELFKSQLEEDYKIMPISAYTRENIDQLLYEIANTLESVKDVDFNAEEDEPGINRVLYKHTPSQDKFTITRDDDGAYVVSGNAIERLFKMTDFNSDPAVRRFARQMRSMGIDDALRERGAENGDIVRILGGEFEFVE, from the coding sequence ATGTTTGTCGATCAAGTGAAAATATTTCTTAAAGCAGGCGATGGGGGTAATGGTATTACAGCGTATCGCCGTGAAAAATATGTACCTTTTGGAGGGCCGGCCGGTGGAGATGGTGGACGCGGGGCGTCTGTTATTTTCGAAGTTGACGAGGGGTTAAGAACGTTAATGGATTTCCGCTTCCAACGTCACTTTAAGGCGAAAAAAGGAGAGAATGGACAGAGCAGTAATATGCATGGTAAAAATGCAGAAGATCTTGTTTTAAAAGTGCCACCAGGGACAATTGTTAAAGATGTAGAAACTGAACAAACGCTAGCAGATTTAGTCGAACATGGACAGCGTGCGACAATCGCTAAGGGCGGCCGTGGAGGCCGCGGAAACTCACGTTTTGCTACGCCTAAAAATCCAGCTCCAGATTTTAGTGAGAATGGAGAGCCTGGAGAAGAACTTGAAGTGACTTTAGAACTTAAACTGCTTGCAGATGTTGGACTTGTTGGCTTTCCAAGTGTAGGTAAATCTACATTGTTATCTATAGTATCTAAAGCAAAACCTAAAATTGGTGCGTATCATTTTACAACCATCCAACCTAATTTAGGTGTCGTGACTACACCCGATCAAAGAAGTTTTGTAATGGCAGATTTACCAGGATTAATTGAAGGCGCTTCAGAAGGCGTCGGTTTAGGACATCAGTTTTTACGCCATGTCGAGCGTACTAAGGTAATTGTCCATGTGATTGATATGAGTGGTATGGAAGGGCGCGATCCGTATGAAGATTATTTAACGATCAATAAAGAAATGCGCGCCTATGAAGAAAAATTAGAAAAGCGACCTCAAATTATTGTGGCGAACAAAATGGATATGCCTGAAGCAACTGAACAACTAGAGCTATTTAAATCACAATTAGAAGAGGACTACAAAATAATGCCAATTTCTGCGTACACCCGCGAGAATATAGATCAATTACTTTATGAAATTGCGAACACATTAGAGTCTGTAAAAGATGTTGATTTTAACGCAGAAGAGGATGAACCAGGCATTAACCGCGTATTATATAAACATACGCCTTCACAAGATAAGTTTACCATTACGCGTGATGACGACGGTGCTTATGTGGTGAGTGGTAATGCGATTGAGCGATTATTTAAAATGACTGATTTTAATAGCGACCCAGCAGTAAGACGTTTTGCGCGTCAAATGCGTTCAATGGGAATTGACGATGCATTGCGCGAACGTGGTGCAGAAAACGGTGATATTGTTCGAATTTTAGGTGGAGAATTTGAATTTGTTGAATAA
- the mreC gene encoding rod shape-determining protein MreC: MSHFLKNNKLIVLFCALIIFIALIGLSIRSHSQSLPEQYAGDTLSFGQRIFTYPIQVLSGTTRALFQNDTKPTKKENQLKSDNQRLQTENEQLRKELKISDISKYEPMAVNVIARHPDQWMNTLIIDKGKKAGIKENMAVMTTDGLIGRVAKVNQFSAQVNLISTKGRTNRLSVHVQNKGKEAFGLIDYYDEKNDELIISDIDNSNKVAKGDKVITSGLGDQLPKGIYVGEVVKVQNDQYGLSKQVVIKTGANLNQIGTVYVAKRDPKTIDDSNSDSEGDPS, translated from the coding sequence TTGTCCCATTTTTTAAAAAACAATAAGTTGATAGTATTGTTTTGTGCACTCATCATTTTTATTGCTTTGATTGGATTGTCTATTCGCTCTCATTCACAATCTTTGCCAGAGCAATATGCCGGTGATACGTTATCTTTCGGTCAGCGTATTTTTACATATCCGATACAAGTGTTATCGGGAACTACGCGTGCCCTTTTTCAAAATGATACTAAACCTACAAAAAAAGAAAATCAATTAAAATCTGATAATCAGAGACTTCAAACAGAAAATGAACAACTGCGTAAAGAACTCAAGATTAGCGATATTTCCAAGTACGAGCCAATGGCCGTCAATGTTATCGCGCGTCATCCTGATCAATGGATGAATACTTTAATTATTGATAAAGGTAAAAAAGCAGGGATTAAAGAAAACATGGCTGTGATGACGACTGATGGTTTGATAGGTCGCGTTGCAAAAGTAAATCAATTCTCAGCACAAGTGAATTTAATTTCTACTAAAGGCCGTACGAATAGGCTTTCTGTACATGTTCAAAATAAAGGGAAAGAAGCGTTTGGTTTGATAGATTACTATGATGAGAAAAATGATGAACTGATTATTTCAGACATCGATAATAGTAATAAAGTTGCAAAAGGCGATAAAGTCATCACAAGTGGTTTAGGCGATCAACTCCCTAAAGGTATCTATGTTGGTGAAGTCGTAAAAGTTCAAAATGATCAATACGGCTTGTCCAAACAGGTAGTCATCAAAACGGGCGCAAATTTAAATCAAATTGGTACGGTATACGTTGCAAAACGTGATCCAAAAACAATTGATGACTCAAACTCAGATTCAGAAGGTGATCCTTCATGA
- a CDS encoding prepilin peptidase — MLLQSYIGSCLISFLFYFSKCTSLKWSILFVRSKCEQCQKTLKWWMLFPIFSFIALKGKCFYCKNKIPFYLWIGECLAGILSYAILKEKFEIQTYYLACLSLLLLTLSLIDLRYYIVPHRLLFLLMITTLIFTPQSFQISSAKLALLSILFIIGITFQKWIGFGDIKLFIVLTCIMPLHFILYVIWFTFPIATLTYPLYYTFLKHKQMIPLVPSITLAFLVTSYYYPVLNQWFGGVL; from the coding sequence ATGTTATTACAAAGTTATATAGGGAGTTGTTTAATTAGTTTTTTGTTTTATTTTTCCAAATGCACATCGCTGAAATGGTCTATATTATTTGTACGCTCCAAATGTGAACAATGCCAAAAGACGTTAAAGTGGTGGATGTTATTTCCTATCTTTAGTTTCATAGCTTTAAAGGGAAAATGTTTCTACTGCAAAAATAAAATTCCGTTTTATTTATGGATAGGTGAATGTTTGGCAGGCATATTAAGCTATGCCATATTGAAAGAAAAATTTGAAATTCAAACATATTACCTAGCTTGTTTAAGCCTTTTACTACTGACATTAAGTCTAATTGATCTCCGATATTATATCGTTCCACATCGATTGCTCTTCTTATTAATGATTACCACACTAATATTCACGCCTCAATCATTTCAAATATCATCGGCTAAACTCGCTTTATTAAGTATTCTTTTTATTATAGGCATCACGTTTCAAAAATGGATTGGGTTTGGTGATATTAAACTTTTTATTGTATTAACTTGCATTATGCCGTTACATTTTATTTTATATGTCATTTGGTTCACGTTTCCTATTGCTACATTGACATATCCTCTATATTATACTTTTTTAAAGCATAAACAGATGATTCCGCTTGTCCCTTCTATTACTTTGGCTTTTCTCGTCACTTCTTACTATTATCCTGTTTTAAATCAATGGTTTGGAGGCGTATTATGA